One stretch of Bombus terrestris chromosome 5, iyBomTerr1.2, whole genome shotgun sequence DNA includes these proteins:
- the LOC100652113 gene encoding uncharacterized protein LOC100652113 isoform X4: protein MGGGPRDIAEHFMELHSSRILGDDSRNRHHSPSKDYLQSEELKVEDVISYLERLRERVERVAPPSRRTQETQTVPAALLPVTSTFLLQELPSAPAPQHLHQNTTTMSSVTVTPSVKRYSCPYCPYGTDRRDLYTRHENIHREEKPFHCYICYKPFNRADHVKKHFLRMHREHGYELSRIRRPAGSSPPKPLQQEAGNANTGNVNTNGQPQQQHTNYSSGFNNNKNYQLQPNAGNNTATNAGGIYQGTSMPAPGIMQPDAANCATGRRVQNGGCNSKSHLKGSSKGAQERRYTCCYCSWSGVDNWCLKRHLNTHLKPFACTLCEYKAARAERLATHVLKVHNRRQCSRCSFLGEDAAQLQMHQLHVHRVSSANAPATSTTQATPPPTNRHQQPLHPAGGGRPPPGPPVFPAPAPAIAPATTVIPPTTILGHEMVNSPATAATMAYPTLEEERRSSWHEHGRNHDHRRRHRQHDANQIVDHHETEILRRDLVSFYAVYSSNVEQHDDRHIHDEPCTGCSSRDFTSTLLNRDFAHSYRAVPEASKGQSATEPSEFLWLGNIQRKSYERRPRKQSQPRKVTGVQEFDDEDTTCSEEESQDKKLEETTSSPIKQCPSRAITLIDMKSRYRNQLNRRKLLKCRLCPKDALARGSICSAYHTKVSLILHKLWRHKRNEMIKNWVDRNNSLSQLPSITLKATVFTNPGYEYDR, encoded by the exons ATGGGAGGTGGACCACGGGATATAGCTGAACACTTCATGGAACTTCACTCGTCAAGGATTCTTGGAGACGATAGCAGAAACAGGCATCATTCGCCTTCGAAGGATTATCTACAGTCCGAAGAATTAAAAGTGGAGGATGTGATTTCCTACCTGGAAAGGCTGCGTGAACGAGTAGAACGTGTGGCACCACCATCCAGGAGAACTCAGGAAACGCAAACAGTGCCTGCAGCACTCTTGCCTGTCACCTCCACCTTTCTGTTACAAGAATTACCATCAGCTCCTGCACCACAACATTTGCACCAG AACACCACCACGATGTCTTCAGTGACAGTGACACCGAGCGTGAAGCGGTATAGCTGTCCATATTGTCCTTATGGAACGGATCGCCGCGATCTGTACACACGACACGAAAATATCCACCGGGAGGAAAAACCGTTTCATTGCTATATCTGCTACAAACCGTTCAACCGCGCGGATCATGTGAAAAAGCATTTCTTAAGAATGCATCGCGAGCACGGTTACGAGTTATCAAGGATACGCAGACCAGCTGGATCCAGTCCACCAAAGCCTCTTCAACAAGAAGCAGGAAACGCGAATACTGGAAATGTGAATACGAATGGCCAACCGCAGCAACAACACACAAATTACTCGTCAGgatttaataataacaaaaattaccAGTTGCAGCCGAATGCTGGCAATAATACAGCTACTAACGCGGGGGGAATTTATCAAGGAACATCGATGCCTGCTCCGGGTATTATGCAACCTGATGCAGCGAACTGCGCCACTGGAAGAAGGGTGCAGAATGGTGGATGTAACAGCAAGAGCCATCTTAAGGGAAGCTCTAAAGGTGCTCAGGAACGAAG GTACACTTGCTGCTACTGTTCCTGGAGCGGTGTGGACAACTGGTGTTTGAAACGGCATCTAAACACACATTTGAAGCCGTTTGCATGCACCCTTTGCGAGTACAAAGCGGCGCGTGCAGAACGCCTAGCCACTCACGTACTCAAGGTGCACAACAGACGGCAATGCTCAAGGTGCTCGTTTCTTGGCGAAGATGCGGCCCAATTACAGATGCATCAGCTGCATGTGCATCGAGTCAGCAGTGCTAACGCACCCGCGACCTCTACTACTCAAGCTACACCACCGCCTACTAATCGCCATCAACAACCTTTGCA TCCCGCAGGAGGAGGACGACCACCACCTGGTCCACCAGTTTTTCCAGCTCCAGCTCCAGCCATCGCACCTGCTACTACTGTGATACCACCGACAACGATACTCGG CCACGAGATGGTAAACTCCCCTGCAACTGCAGCGACAATGGCGTACCCGACCTTGGAGGAGGAGAGGCGGTCGAGCTGGCACGAGCACGGCCGCAACCACGACCATCGTCGTCGCCATCGTCAACACGACGCCAACCAGATCGTCGATCACCATGAAACCGAGATACTGAGACGCGACCTCGTTTCGTTTTACGCcgtatactcgtcgaacgtCGAGCAACACGACGACCGTCATATACACGACGAACCGTGCACCGGTTGTTCCAGTCGTGACTTTACTTCTACTTTACTTAATCGTGATTTTGCGCACAGCTATCGAGCCGTTCCCGAAGCGAGCAAGGGACAGTCAGCCACGGAGCCGTCTGAGTTTCTTTGGCTAGGAAACATCCAGAGAAAATCGTACGAGAGGCGACCGAGGAAGCAGAGTCAGCCCAGAAAGGTGACAGGGGTCCAGGAGTTCGATGACGAGGACACGACTTGTTCTGAGGAGGAGAGCCAGGACAAGAAGCTAGAAGAAACAACATCCAGTCCTATAAAGCAGTGTCCATCCAGGGCTATCACCTTGATAGATATGAAATCTAGGTATCGAAATCAATTGAACAGAAGAAAGTTGCTCAAGTGTCGTCTATGCCCCAAGGATGCACTTGCTAGGGGATCAATTTGTTCAGCGTACCACACCAAAGTCTCTCTCATTCTCCATAAACTATGGAGACACAAAAGGAacgaaatgataaaaaattggGTAGATAGGAACAATTCGTTGTCACAACTGCCCTCCATCACGTTGAAGGCGACGGTGTTCACCAACCCTGGATACGAATACGACAGATAA